A section of the Bradysia coprophila strain Holo2 chromosome X unlocalized genomic scaffold, BU_Bcop_v1 contig_117, whole genome shotgun sequence genome encodes:
- the LOC119067108 gene encoding ruvB-like helicase 1: MKIEEVKSTVRTQRIAAHSHIKGLGLDGNGVPLQMGAGLVGQQAAREAAGIVVDLIKSKKMAGRALLLAGPPGTGKTAIALAIAQELGNKVPFCPMVGSEVFSSEIKKTEVLMENFRRSIGLRIRETKEVYEGEVTELTPVETENPMGGYGKTISNVIIGLKTAKGTKQLKLDPSIYESLQKEKVEVGDVIYIEANSGAVKRQGRSDTFATEFDLETEEYVPLPKGDVHKKKEVIQDVTLHDLDAANARPQGGQDVLSMMGQLMKPKKTEITDKLRMEINKVVNKYIDQGIAELVPGVLFIDEVHMLDLETFTYLHKSLESAIAPIVIFATNRGRCIIRGTDDIASPHGIPLDLLDRLLIIRTLPYSVSEIEQIIKLRAQTEGLQLEETAISALSEIGSATTLRYAVQLLTPAFQTSKVNGRTQITKEDVNDINGLFLDAKRSAKHLSAKDNKYMM; the protein is encoded by the exons ATGAAAATCGAAGAAGTAAAAAGCACCGTTCGCACGCAACGAATTGCTGCTCATTCTCACATTAAAGGACTCGGTCTGGATGGAAATGGTGTTCCGCTGCAGATGGGCGCTGGACTGGTCGGCCAACAAGCGGCCCGAGAG GCGGCAGGCATTGTTGTCGATCTCatcaaatcaaagaaaatggCTGGAAGAGCATTGCTTCTAGCGGGACCGCCag GTACTGGCAAGACAGCAATAGCTTTGGCCATCGCTCAGGAGCTGGGTAACAAGGTCCCCTTTTGTCCAATGGTTGGCTCTGAAGTCTTCAGCAGCGAAATCAAAAAGACCGAAGTTTTGATGGAAAACTTTCGACGCTCCATTGGACTGCGCATTCGTGAAACGAAAGAAGTTTATGAGGGCGAAGTGACCGAACTGACGCCGGTCGAAACGGAAAATCCAATGGGCGGATATGGAAAGACCATTAGCAATGTCATAATCGGTTTGAAAACAGCCAAGGGCACGAAACAGTTGAAATTGGACCCAAGCATTTATGAATCGTTGCAAAAGGAAAAGGTTGAAGTGGGCGACGTTATTTATATTGAGGCCAACAGCGGAGCGGTGAAGCGACAGGGAAGAAGTGACACATTCGCAACCGAATTCGATCTGGAG ACAGAGGAATACGTCCCGCTACCGAAAGGCGACGttcataaaaagaaagaagtgATCCAGGATGTAACATTGCATGATCTGGATGCGGCTAATGCTCGGCCACAGGGTGGCCAGGATGTTTTGTCAATGATGGGACAACTGATGAAGCCAAAGAAAACAGAGATAACCG ACAAATTGAGAATGGAAATCAACAAAGTTGTCAACAAGTACATTGATCAAGGCATCGCCGAATTGGTTCCGGGCGTCCTGTTCATTGATGAGGTACATATGCTGGATCTGGAAACGTTTACATATTTGCACAAGTCATTGGAATCGGCCATCGCTCCCATAGTCATATTTGCTACAAACCGAGGCCGATGCATTATTCG CGGCACAGATGATATTGCCTCTCCCCATGGCATACCATTGGACCTGTTGGATCGTTTGCTAATCATTCGAACGCTCCCATACAGCGTCAGTGAAATTGaacaaatcataaaattaCGTGCTCAAACAGAGGGACTACAGCTGGAAGAAACGGCCATCAGTGCTCTCAGCGAAATTGGCAGTGCAACGACTTTACG ATATGCCGTACAATTGTTGACACCAGCATTTCAAACCAGCAAAGTGAATGGTCGCACACAAATCACTAAGGAGGACGTTAATGATATCAACGGTCTGTTCTTAGATGCTAAACGTTCAGCAAAACATCTTTCAGCGAAAGACAATAAGTATATGATGTAG